The Parus major isolate Abel unplaced genomic scaffold, Parus_major1.1 Scaffold341, whole genome shotgun sequence genome window below encodes:
- the UBL5 gene encoding ubiquitin-like protein 5 has protein sequence MIEVVCNDRLGKKVRVKCNPEDSIRDLKKLIAAQTGTRWDKIVLKKXYTIFKDHVTLGDYEIHDGMNLELYYQ, from the exons ATGATCGAGGTTGTCTGTAATGACCGTCTGGGGAAGAAGGTCAGGGTGAAATGCAA CCCCGAGGACTCCATCCGGGACCTGAAGAAGCTGATCGCAGCCCAGACCGGCACCCGCTGGGACAAGATCGTGCTCAAAAAAN gGTACACCATTTTCAAGGACCACGTCACGCTCGGGGACT ATGAGATCCACGATGGGATGAACCTGGAGCTCTACTACCAATAG
- the LOC107198833 gene encoding adhesion G protein-coupled receptor L2: protein MARPSPALRSLGPGPVLVLVIVTSATHGLIRGALPFGLARRELACEGYPLELRCPGSDVVLVADANYGRTDDKICDADPGQMANVQCYLPQAHPIMAQRCNNRTQCVVVAGSDAFPDPCPGTYKYLEVQYDCVPYIFVCPGVPQRVGPALSTHESPHQAGGWCRDPLQSGDRLYVLPWVPYRTDTLTEYASWADLVGARPAATHRLPHRADGTGFVVYDGAVFYNKERTRSIVKYDLRTRIKSGETVVGAANYHDTSPYRWGGKTDIDLAVDEEGLWVIYATEGNGGRLVVSQLNPYTLRLEGTWETGYAKRAASDAFMACGVLYVVRSVYLDDDTEHLGNALVYAFDTRRGRGSALALPFPNPYQFVASVGYNPRDNQLYVWNNHFLLRYGLDFAPLDGDEWPAAQQGALVERPCPKGTRGIASFQCLLGLGVWNPRGPDLSNCTSPWVNQVAQKIKSGENAASIAGELARHTRGPVFAGDVSSAVRLLEQLLDILDAQLQALRPLERESAGKNYNKMHKRERTCKDYIKAVVEAVDNLLRPEALESWRDMNGSEQAHTATMLLDVLEEGAFLLADNVKEPARFLAARQNLVLEVSVLNTEGPLQELVFPQELGGDGSIQLSASTLKQNSRNGVVKVVFILYNNLGLFLPTENATVRLGGDGGPRAPQLVVNSQVIAASINKESSRVFLRDPVVFTLPHLETKNHFGANCSFWNYSERSMAGHWSSQGCRLLRSNGTHSSCACSHLTNFALLMARTQSFPGRLNEVLLSVITWAGILVALLCLGLSISAFCCLRGLPSERTTIHKNLCISLFLAELLFLVGIDKTQYQVACPIFAGLLHYFFLASFSWLCLEGVHLYLLLLEVFDSDPGRRKYYYAGGYFFPAVVVAVAAAVDHRSYGTDQACWLRVDNYFIWSFIGPVAFVILVTLVFLLVTLHKMLRSSAALKPDSSRLDSIRSWALGAIALLLLLGLTWAFGLLFVTRESVLTASLFTACNALQGTFIFLFHCALQKKVHRELSKCLRHSGCCLRGPPGTSLGALKPSAARAHPRYYSGTQSRIRRMWNDTVRKQTESSFMGGDLNSTPTLNRGSHLLPNPVLPPRGGSSPYNTLLAEGGGFTPASPPAFTAPGSFRDTSKCSSMTSPCHPVGANTGEQGPGDTGR from the exons ATGGCGCGCCCCTCCCCCGCCCTGCGCAGCCTGGGGCCGGGCCCTGTCCTGGTGCTGGTCATTGTCACCTCGGCCACCCACG GGCTGATCCGGGGGGCTCTCCCGTTCGGGCTGGCGCGCCGGGAGCTGGCGTGTGAGGGGTACCCGCTGGAGCTGCGCTGCCCTGGCAGCGACGTTGTCCTGGTGGCCGATGCCAACTACGGCCGGACTGACGACAAAATCTGCGACGCCGACCCCGGGCAGATGGCGAATGTGCAGTGCTACCTACCCCAGGCACACCCCATCATGGCCCAGAG GTGCAATAATCGCACTCAGTGTGTGGTGGTCGCCGGCTCTGATGCCTTCCCCGACCCCTGCCCAGGCACCTACAAATACCTGGAGGTGCAGTACGACTGCGTGCCCTACA TTTTCGTATGCCCGGGGGTGCCACAGCGCGTGGGGCCAGCGCTGTCCACGCATGAGTCGCCGCACCAAGCGGGCGGCTGGTGCCGGGACCCGCTGCAGTCGGGGGACCGGCTGTACGTGCTGCCCTGGGTACCGTACCGCACCGACACGCTCACCGAGTACGCGTCCTGGGCCGATCTGGTGGGCGCCCGGCCCGCAGCCACGCACCGGCTCCCGCACCGCGCCGACGGCACCGGCTTCGTGGTCTACGATGGCGCCGTGTTCTACAACAAAGAGCGCACCCGCAGCATCGTCAAGTACGACCTGCGGACGCGCATCAAGAGCGGCGAGACCGTGGTGGGCGCCGCCAACTATCACGACACATCGCCCTATCGCTGGGGCGGCAAGACCGACATCGACCTGGCGGTGGATGAGGAAGGGCTCTGGGTCATCTATGCCACCGAGGGCAACGGCGGGCGGCTGGTGGTCAGCCAGCTGAACCCCTACACGCTGCGGCTCGAGGGCACCTGGGAGACCGGCTATGCCAAGCGGGCAGCCTCGGACGCCTTCATGGCCTGCGGGGTGCTCTACGTGGTGCGCAGCGTGTACCTGGACGATGACACCGAGCACCTGGGCAACGCGCTGGTCTACGCCTTTGACACACGGCGCGGGCGCGGCTCGGCGCTGGCGCTGCCCTTCCCCAACCCGTACCAGTTTGTGGCCTCGGTGGGCTACAACCCCCGTGACAACCAGCTCTACGTGTGGAACAACCACTTCCTGCTGCGCTACGGCCTCGACTTCGCCCCCCTGGATGGGGACG AATGGCCCGCGGCCCAGCAAGGGGCACTGGTGGAGAGACCCTGCCCCAAAGGAACCCGAG GTATCGCCTCCTTCCAGtgcctgctggggctgggggtgtggAACCCCCGCGGGCCTGACCTGAGCAACTGCACCAGTCCCTGGGTCAACCAGGTGGCCCAGAAG ATCAAGAGCGGGGAGAATGCGGCGAGCATTGCCGGGGAGCTGGCGCGGCACACGCGGGGCCCGGTGTTCGCGGGGGACGTCAGCTCGGCCGTGcggctcctggagcagctcctggacaTCCTGGACGCGCAGCTCCAGGCCCTGCGCCCGCTCGAGAGGGAGTCGGCTGGCAAAAATTACAACAAG ATGCACAAGCGAGAGCGAACCTGCAAGGATTACATCAAG GCCGTGGTGGAGGCCGTGGATAACCTGCTGCGCCCAGAGGCGCTGGAGTCGTGGCGGGACATGAACGGCTCGGAGCAGGCGCACACGGCCACCATGCTGCTGGACGTGCTCGAGGAGGGCGCCTTCCTGCTCGCCGACAATGTCAAGGAGCCCGCGCGCTTCCTGGCTGCCCGACAGAACCTGG TGCTGGAGGTGTCAGTGCTGAACACTGAGGGGCCGCTCCAGGAGCTCGTGTTTCCGCAGGAGCTGGGGGGCGACGGCTCCATCCAGCTCTCGGCCAGCACCCTCAAACAGAACAGCAGGAACG GGGTGGTGAAGGTTGTCTTCATCCTGTACAACAacctggggctgttcctgcccACGGAGAACGCAACCGTGCGGCTGGGGGGAGACGGGGGGCCCCGCGCCCCCCAGCTCGTGGTCAACTCCCAGGTCATCGCCGCCTCCATCAACAAGGAGTCCAGCAGGGTCTTCCTGCGTGACCCCGTGGTCTTCACCCTGCCCCACCTTGAG ACCAAGAACCATTTTGGGGCCAACTGCTCCTTCTGGAATTACTCGGAGCGCTCCATGGCTGGGCACTGGTCGAGCCAGGGCTGCCGCCTTCTGCGCTCCAACGGCACCCACAGCTCGTGCGCCTGCAGCCACCTGACCAACTTCGCCCTGCTGATGGCCCGGACTCAGAGC TTCCCGGGGCGGCTGAATGAGGTGCTGCTGTCGGTGATCACCTGGGCAGGGATCCTGGtggccctgctgtgcctgggccTGTCCatctctgccttctgctgcctGCGGGGGCTGCCCTCGGAGCGCACCACCATCCACAAGAACCTCTGCATCAGCCTCTTCCTCGCCGAGCTGCTCTTCCTCGTGGGCATTGACAAAACGCAGTACCAG GTGGCCTGTCCCATCTTTGCGGGGCTGCTGCACTATTTCTTCCTGGCGTCATTCTCGTGGCTGTGCCTGGAGGGGGTTCACCTGTACCTGCTGCTGCTCGAGGTGTTTGACAGCGACCCCGGCCGCCGCAAGTACTACTACGCGGGGGGTTACTTCTTCCCCGCCGTCGTCGTCGCCGTCGCCGCCGCTGTCGACCACCGCAGCTACGGCACCGACCAGGC GTGCTGGCTGAGGGTGGACAATTATTTCATCTGGAGCTTCATCGGCCCCGTGGCCTTCGTCATCCTC GTGACGCTGGTGTTCCTGCTGGTGACACTGCACAAGATGCTGCGCAGCTCGGCCGCCCTCAAACCCGACTCCAGCCGCCTGGACAGCATCAG GTCGTGGGCGCTGGGGGCCATcgcgctgctgctgctgctggggctcacCTGGGCCTTTGGGCTCCTGTTTGTCACCCGCGAGTCGGTGCTGACGGCGTCGCTGTTCACGGCCTGCAACGCCCTGCAGGGcaccttcatcttcctcttccacTGCGCCCTCCAGAAGAAG GTGCACCGGGAGCTCAGCAAGTGCCTGCGGCACTCGGGGTGTTGCCTCAGGGGCCCTCCAGGGACCTCCCTGGGTGCCCTCAAACCCTCGGCCGCCCGCGCCCACCCCCGGTACTACAGCGGCACCCAG AGCCGGATCCGGAGGATGTGGAATGACACGGTCCGGAAACAGACAGAGTCAAGTTTTATGGGGGGGGACCTGAACAGCACCCCAACCTTGAACCGAG GGTCACACCTTCTGCCCAACCCGGTGCTGCCGCCGCGGGGGGGGTCGAGCCCCTACAACACCCTCCTGGCCGAGGGGGGGGGCTTCACCCCCGCCTCCCCCCCCGCCTTCACTGCCCCAG ggagctTCCGTGACACCAGTAAGTGCTCCTCCATGACCTCCCCCTGTCACCCGGT GGGGGCGAACACAGGGGAACAGGGGCCAGGAGATACTGGGAGGTGA